The following DNA comes from Pantanalinema sp..
ACGCCCAGGTGGTGACCCGGATCCAGCGCGACCTGCGCCGGGAGATCTTCGCCCACCTCCAGCGCTTGCCGCTCGGCTTCTACCGCCGCGCCAGCGAGGCCGACATCCTCTCGCGCTTCTCGATCGACATCGCGGCGGTCGAGTACGCGGTCGCAGGCGTCGCCCCCTGGGTCATCCTGCCCCTCATGGACATCGCCATGAGCACCGTCCTCCTCTTCTCGCTGGACTGGCGCCTCGCGCTGGTGGCCATGCTCATCTGGCCGTTCAGCCTGATCGGGCCCCGGCTGTTCTCGGGCCGGGCGTCGCGCGAGAGCTACGCCTACAAGCAGGAAGAGGCGGCCATCGTCGCGCACGTGCAGGACAACGTCTCCTTCCAGCCGCTCATCAAGCAGCTCGGCCTCGAGAAGGACGCCGTCGCGCGCTTCCGGGACCGCACGCACCGCCTGGCGAGCGGTGGCCTGAAGGTCAGCTTCCTGAGCGCGATCGTGGAGCGCACGGCGAACATCGGGATCAGCCTGCTCCAGGTGCTGACCATGGGCGTGGGGGCCTACCTCGCGTTCACGGGAAGCATCACGATCGGCTCCTTGGTCTCGTTCCAGGCGCTGCTCGTGACGCTGAGCTACTCCGTCTCGTACGTGATCAACTACCTGCCCATCGTCGTGCCCGCCGCAGGAGCCCTCCAGCACATCGAGGACCTCCTGAAGGAAGCGCCCGAGCCGCCGGAGGCCCCCGGCGCGATCGCCGCCCCCGAGGACCCCGAGCGGTGGAGCCTGGAAGGGGTCTGCTTCGCGTTCGGGGCGACCGACTCCCTGCGCGAGGCGAGCCTCGAGATCCCCCGCGGCGCCGCGGTGGCGCTGGTGGGGCCGAGCGGCTCGGGGAAGAGCACCCTGGTGTCGCTCCTGGCCGGAGACGATCGGCCGATCAAGGGCGCGCTCACGGTGGACGGGAAGGAGGCCGGCGCCTTCACGCGCGAAAGCCTGCGAGCGCGCGTGGCCGTGCTGCGCCCCGAGCCGCAGTTCTTCCCGGGCTCGATCCGCGAGAACCTCCGGCTCGCGGCGCCGGACGCGTCCCTCGAGGAAATCGAAGAGGCCCTGGCCGCGGCCGGGCTGGGCGAGACCTGCAGGGCCCAGCCCCTCGGGCTCGACACGCCGAGCCCCGAGCTGCGCCTCTCGCCGCTCGAATGGCAGCGCCTCGCGCTAGCGCGGGCCGTGCTGCGACGCGCGCGCCTGCTGATCCTCGACGACGCGACGATCGCCATGGACGCCGAGAGCGAGGAGGCCTTCCTTGCCACGGTCCATGCCATGACGAGGGGCCGGGCAACCGTGCTCGTCGCGACCCACCGGCTCGCCTCGGCCCGGCATGCCGAGCAGATCCACGTCCTGGACGACGGCGCGATCGCCGAGCGCGGCACCCACGCGGAGCTCATCGCGGCGGGCGGCCTCTACGCCGCGTGGTGGGAGAAGCAGAGCGGCTTCGTCGCCAACCGGGTCCGGCCCGAGTGGCTCGCGCGCCTGCCCTTGTTCGCCGCCCTCGATCCGGGCCTGCTCGAGAAGCTCGCCGAGCGCTTCCTTTCCGAACAGGTCGGGGCCGGGCGCGAGGTCTTTTGCGAGGGGGATGCGGGCGATCGCTTCTACCTGATCGCCCGCGGCACCGTCGAGGTGCTCAAGGGCCAGCCCGGAGGCGCACCGGCGCGCGTCGCCCAGCTCGAGGACGGCGACTACTTCGGCGAGATCGCGCTGTCCACCGACGCGCCGCGCGGAGCGACCATCCGGACCCTCACGCCCTGCCGGCTGCTCTCGCTGGATCGCGCCGCCTTCCTGGAGCTGATGGAAAGGGCGCCCGAGTTCGAGGCGCACGTGACCCTGACGATGGCCGAGCGCACGGGCGAGCCCTGATCCCGCCCGGGGCAAGCCTTCTTGGCAGGGTCCCCTAGGCCTCCGGGACCGGCGCGGCCGAGGGCACGGGCTGCGGGGGCTCGACGGGGCCGAGCTCGCGGGCCCGCTGCTGCTGCAGCCAGAAGCGAAGGGTCGTCACCACGACCGCCATGATGGGGATGGCCAGCAGGATGCCCAGAAACCCCGCGAGCTTGCCGCCCATCAGCACCGCGGCGATGATGAGGATGGGGTGAAGGCCCGTCGTGTGGCTCATGACGCGCGGCGCGATGATGTTGTCCTTGGTCCACCAGATGACGAGCCCCGCGAGGATCACCTTGCCCACCACCGGGCCACCCTGGAGCATCGCGAGGAAGACCGCCGTCCCCAGGCCCAGGTAGAGCCCGAAGTATGGGATGATTTCCGCCAGGCCCCAGATGAGGCCCGCCACGATGCCGTAGTTCATCCCGAGCAGGCTGAACGCGGTCGAGGCGGCCGCGAGGACCACTCCCGCGTTGATCAGCTGGCCGCGCACGTAGCGGTTGAGGCTCTGCTCGAGCTCGACCTGCAGGTAGGTGGCCTGGAGCGAGGCGCGGCTCGGCAGCGCGTCGAGCAGGGCGCGCCAGAGCCTGGAGCCGTCCTTGAGGAAGTAGAACGAGCAGACCAGGATCATGGCGCCGCTGAAGAAGCCCGAGAAGGAGCCCATCAGGAGGCCGGGCAGGTTGCTCGCCACGCTCTGGCCGAGCCCCTCGAGGCGAGGCAGGACCCACGCGTCGATCCGAAGGTCCGAGCGCAGGTGGCGCGAAGCCAGGTAGCCGTTCAGCCGATCGAGCTGGTCCTGCAGGTTCTCGATGCCGGCAGGCAACTGCACCAGGATCATCTGGAGCTGGTTGAGCACCAGGGGCACCGCGAGCGACACTGCGGCCCCGACCAGGACCACGAAGGCGACGACGACCAGCAGGACCGCGAGCCAGCGCGGCATCCGGCGCGAGAGGGGCTCGACCGCCATCTGCAGGACGTAGGCCACCAGGATGGCGCTGACCAGGACGGTCAGGACGTCCTGGAAGTAACCTGTCGCCTGCCACCCGATGTAGCACAGGACCAGGATCAAGAGAATCGATGCGAGCTTGTAGAAGGTCTCGGCCCAGTTGCGCCCCACGG
Coding sequences within:
- a CDS encoding ABC transporter transmembrane domain-containing protein gives rise to the protein MPTGPLSPLGPTSDAQEPILGVVGSLTRIIRYFLRYPAMCGLIVAALALEMGFTGLVPMSFKYLIDGAIAHQDRAALALTLSALLGALLLVSVTGLGRDYLYAQVVTRIQRDLRREIFAHLQRLPLGFYRRASEADILSRFSIDIAAVEYAVAGVAPWVILPLMDIAMSTVLLFSLDWRLALVAMLIWPFSLIGPRLFSGRASRESYAYKQEEAAIVAHVQDNVSFQPLIKQLGLEKDAVARFRDRTHRLASGGLKVSFLSAIVERTANIGISLLQVLTMGVGAYLAFTGSITIGSLVSFQALLVTLSYSVSYVINYLPIVVPAAGALQHIEDLLKEAPEPPEAPGAIAAPEDPERWSLEGVCFAFGATDSLREASLEIPRGAAVALVGPSGSGKSTLVSLLAGDDRPIKGALTVDGKEAGAFTRESLRARVAVLRPEPQFFPGSIRENLRLAAPDASLEEIEEALAAAGLGETCRAQPLGLDTPSPELRLSPLEWQRLALARAVLRRARLLILDDATIAMDAESEEAFLATVHAMTRGRATVLVATHRLASARHAEQIHVLDDGAIAERGTHAELIAAGGLYAAWWEKQSGFVANRVRPEWLARLPLFAALDPGLLEKLAERFLSEQVGAGREVFCEGDAGDRFYLIARGTVEVLKGQPGGAPARVAQLEDGDYFGEIALSTDAPRGATIRTLTPCRLLSLDRAAFLELMERAPEFEAHVTLTMAERTGEP
- a CDS encoding AI-2E family transporter, which codes for MGRNWAETFYKLASILLILVLCYIGWQATGYFQDVLTVLVSAILVAYVLQMAVEPLSRRMPRWLAVLLVVVAFVVLVGAAVSLAVPLVLNQLQMILVQLPAGIENLQDQLDRLNGYLASRHLRSDLRIDAWVLPRLEGLGQSVASNLPGLLMGSFSGFFSGAMILVCSFYFLKDGSRLWRALLDALPSRASLQATYLQVELEQSLNRYVRGQLINAGVVLAAASTAFSLLGMNYGIVAGLIWGLAEIIPYFGLYLGLGTAVFLAMLQGGPVVGKVILAGLVIWWTKDNIIAPRVMSHTTGLHPILIIAAVLMGGKLAGFLGILLAIPIMAVVVTTLRFWLQQQRARELGPVEPPQPVPSAAPVPEA